The DNA region GATTTCCTGATGCCGATCGAGGACGTGTTCTCGATTTCTGGTCGCGGCACGGTGGTAACCGGCCGTGTCGAGCGCGGCATCATCAATGTTGGCGACGAGATCGAGATTGTCGGCATCAAGGACACGACCAAGACGACCTGCACGGGTGTGGAGATGTTCCGCAAGCTGCTGGATCAGGGTCAGGCGGGTGACAACGTGGGTGTGCTGCTGCGCGGCACCAAGCGTGACGAAGTCGAGCGTGGCCAGGTGCTGGCCAAGCCGGGTTCGATCACTCCGCACACCAAGTTCGAGGCGGAAGTCTACGTGCTTTCCAAGGACGAAGGTGGTCGTCACACGCCGTTTTTCAAGGGCTATCGCCCGCAGTTCTACTTCCGGACCACGGACGTGACCGGTTCGGTGGAGCTGCCTGAAGGCACGGAGATGGTGATGCCGGGCGACAATGTTCAGATGAAGGTTGAACTGATTGCCCCGATTGCCATGGAAGACGGTCTGCGCTTTGCTATTCGCGAAGGCGGCCGTACCGTTGGCGCCGGCGTGGTTGCGAAGATTATTGAATAAAGGTTTCAGCGTTCAGGGTTCAGGTTTCAGGGTGCGGCTTTGCCGAGAATTCCTGAAACCTGAAACCTGAAACCTGAACCCTTAAAAAAACGGGAACATCGGCGGATGACGGCGGTCTGTTACTGGCTGCCGGTTCCGTGACCGGTTCTGTCGAACTCCCGGTTGGAGTTCGTGAACGGGGCGTCCGAAAGGGCGCTAATGATTTGGTTCTTTTATAACTGAAGGCGTACGGCAATGGCCGAACAGAAGATCCGTATTCGTTTGAAGGGGTTCGATCACCGTCTGATCGACCGGTCGACCCAGGAAATCGTTGACACTGCAAAGCGCACCGGTGCGCAGGTTCGGGGCCCTATCCCGCTGCCCACTCGCAAGGAGCGCTACACGGTGCTGATTTCTCCGCACGTCAACAAGGACGCGCGTGACCAGTACGAAATCCGCACCCACAAGCGGTTGCTGGATATCGTGGATCCCAACGACAAGACTGTCGATGCCCTGATGAAGCTGGACCTGGCTGCGGGCGTTGATGTTCAGATCAAGCTGTACTGAGCGGCGAAGCGAGTTGAGAACAATGGCTATCGGATTGGTAGGACGCAAGCGAGGCATGACGCGAATCTTCACGGAAGAGGGTAACTCTGTGCCCGTGACAGTGATCGAAGTCAGCCCCAACCGGATCACGCAGATCCGTGAAAAGGATAAGGACGGCTACATGGCCATTCAGGTCACCTGTGGCAGCCGCCGTACGTCTTTGGTGAATCGGCCTAGTGCTGGCCACTTTTCCAAGGCCGGTGTCGAAGCCGGTGAAGGCCTGTGGGAATTCCGCCTCGACGACGAAGATGGTGGCGACTTTGAAGTCGGCGGAGAACTGACGGTCGAGCGGTTCGAGGCCGGGCAGGTCGTTGACGTGACTGGCACCAGCAAGGGCAAGGGCTTTGCCGGTGTGGTCAAGCGTCACAATTTCCGCACCCAGGATGCTACCCACGGTAATTCGCTGGCGCACCGCGCGCCGGGCTCCATTGGCCAGTGTCAGACGCCGGGTCGTGTCTTCAAGGGCAAGAAAATGGCCGGTCACATGGGTGACGAGCGTGTCACTACCCTGAATCTTCAAGTTGTGCGTGTTGATGCCGAGCGCAATCTGCTGCTCGTGCGCGGCGCCGTGCCCGGAGCACGCGGCGGTCACGTACTTGTTCGTCCGTCGATCAAGGCCTAAAGGAGTCAATCATGGAACTGTCAGTTGCTGGCGGCAGCAAGATCAAGGTCTCCGACGACGTGTTCGGTCGTGATTTTTCCGAATCGCTGGTCCATCAGGTTGTCACGGCCTATCTGGCCGGCGGACGTGCCGGGACCAAGGCGCAGAAAAACCGCTCTGCCGTTTCCGGCGGTGGCCGTAAGCCATGGCGTCAGAAGGGCACGGGTAACGCTCGGGCCGGAACCATCCGTAGCCCGCTTTGGCGCAGTGGTGGTGTCACTTTTGCCGCACAGCCGCGTGATCACTCGCAGAAGGTTAATCGCAAGCAGTACCGCAGTGCGATCAAGTCCATTCTGTCCGAACTGGTACGCCAGGACCGGCTCGTTGTAGTCGACAGCATCGAGCTTGCCGAGCCGAAGACGCGTCTGGTCAAGGAAAAGCTCGCCGAGCTGGGCTTGGAGCGTGGTCTCGTAGTCGATGCCGACCTGGAGACCAACCTCTACCTGGGCAGCCGCAACCTGCCGCATGTTCAGGTGCTGACCACCGAAAGCATCAATCCGGTTGCCCTGGTCGGCGCCGAGAAGGTGGTCATGACCAAGGCTGCCGTCAACAAGATCGAGGAGTGGCTGGGATGAAAACCGAGCGCATGTACCAAATCATCCGCCTGCCGCACGTGTCGGAGAAGACCGCACGGTTGCAGGCCGATTCGAATCAATATGTCTTCGAGGTTCGAACCGACGCCAACAAGACCGATATCAAGCGCGCAGTCGAAGGGCTGTTTGATGTCGACGTCGAGCAGGTTCAGGTCGTCAACGTGAAAGGGAAGCAGAAGAGCTTCCGGTTCGTGCCGGGACGGCAAAAAGGCTGGAAGAAAGCCTATGTTCGGATCAAGGCCGGACAGACCATCGAAGAAGTACAGGCAGACACGTAAAGGGCCGGGAAGCAGATATCATGGCTATCGTCAAGGCAAAACCAACTTCGCCGGGCCGTCGCGGTCGTGTGGAGATCAAGCACGACCACCTCTGGAAGGGTGGTCCCCACGCACCGCTGCTCGATTCCAAGAGCAGGACCGGCGGTCGAAACAACCGGGGTCGGATCACCACCCGGCATCGCGGTGGTGGTCACAAGCAGCACTACCGGATTGTCGACTTCAAGCGCGACAAGGACGGCGTGCGCGGCGTGGTCGAGCGGATCGAATACGATCCGAATCGCAGCGCTCACCTGGCACTGGTCAAGTACATGGATGGAGAGCGTCGTTACATTCTGGCGCCGCGTCATGTCCGGGCCGGCGACGAGATCCTCAGCGGGTCCGAAGCGCCGATCAAGCCGGGCAATGCCATGCCGTTGCGTTCGATTCCGGTGGGTACGCAGATTCACAACGTTGAGCTGAAGCCGGGCAAGGGCGGTCAGCTGGCGCGTAGCGCTGGCTCCACCGTTCAGCTGGTCGCCCGGGAAGGTCAGTACGCGACCGTGATTCTGCGCTCGGGCGAGATGCGCAAGATTCATTCGCGTTGCCGCGCCACTATCGGCCAGGTTGCCAATGTCGAGCACAATCTCGAGAAGCTCGGCAAGGCCGGCCGCAAGCGCTGGAAGGGCATCCGTCCGACGGTTCGCGGTGTGGCCATGAACCCGGTTGATCACCCGCATGGTGGTGGTGAAGGGCGGACCTCCGGTGGTCGCCACCCGGTCACCCCCTGGGGTCAGTCGACCAAGGGCAAGCGCACCCGTACCAACAAGCGCACGACCAAGTACATCACCCGTTCGCGCAAGCGCAAGTAACGCAGGAAACCGCTATGCCACGTTCGATCAAGAAAGGGCCGTTTATCGACCATCACCTTCAGGCGAAGGTCGAGGCGGCTGTCGAAGCCAACAGCCGGCGTCCGATCAAGACCTGGTCACGCCGTTCCATGATCATGCCGGAAATGGTCGGTCTGACCATTGCTGTGCACAACGGTCGGCAGCATGTGCCGATCCTGATTAACGAAAACATGGTGGGTCACAAGCTCGGCGAGTTCGCGCCGACTCGGACCTACAAGGGTCACGCTGCTGACCGCAAGACCAAGTAGAAGGGTTACAGGTGATGGAAGCTACAGCAAAGCTCAAGGGCGCCCGCATTTCGGCGCAGAAGGCACGGCTGGTCGCTGACCAGATTCGTGGCCTGCCGGTCGAGCGTGCCGAGGAAGTGCTTTCCTTCAGCAACAAGAAGGGTGCACATATCGTTCGCAAGGTGCTGATGTCGGCGATTGCCAATGCCGAACACAACAGCGGCGCCGATGTGGACGAACTCAAGGTGCGCACCGTCTTCGTAGACGAAGGACCCACCTTCAAGCGCGGTCGTCCGCGAGCAAAGGGTCGGTTCACTCGTATTCTCAAGCGCACCAGTCACATCACCATCGTCGTGGCAGAGGACTAGGAAAGACAATGGGTCACAAGGTACATCCAACCGGAATTCGTCTCGGCATCGCCAAGGACTGGGGTGCGAAGTGGTACGCGGAAGGCGGTCAGTTCGCCGACCAGCTCAATACCGACCTGGCTGCGCGCGAGTATTTGCACAAGACGCTGTCGCATGCGGCGGTCAGTCGCATTGACATTGAGCGGCCGGCCAAGTCTGCCGAAATCACGGTGCATACGGCTCGCCCGGGTATCGTCATCGGCAAGAAAGGTGAAGACATCGAAAGGCTTCGCGCCAAGGTCAGCAAGATCATGGGTGTGCCGACCCATATCCGGGTCAACGAGATTCGCAAGCCGGAACTTGACGCCAAGCTGGTTGCCGATTCCATCGCACAGCAGCTCGAGCGCCGCGTGATGTTCCGTCGCGCGATGAAGCGCGCGGTGGGTAACGCCATGCGTCTCGGCGCCCAGGGCATCAAGGTGCAGGTAGGTGGTCGTCTCAATGGTGCCGATATTGCGCGGACAGAATGGTACCGCGAGGGCCGTGTGCCGCTGCACACCCTGCGGGCCGACATTGATTACGGTGTCGCCGAAGCTGCAACGACCTATGGCGTGATCGGTATCAAGGTGTGGGTGTACAAGGGCGAAGTATTCGACCTCTATGCCGAAAAGAGTGCAGAGAATGCGTCGGCCAAGGGCGGCGCACGCAAGGAGAAATAAGTCATGCTGCAGCCGAAGCGTACCAAGTTCAGAAAGCAGCAGAAAGGCCGCAACCGCGGGCTGGCCCATGTTGGTAACAAGGTCAGTTTCGGAGAGTTTGGCCTGCAGGCCACCACGCGTGGCTTTCTGACTGCCCGTCAGATCGAGTCCGCCCGCCGGGCCATTACGCGTCACGTCAAGCGTGGCGGCAAGTTGTGGATTCGTGTGTTTCCCGACAAGCCGATCACCAAGAAGCCCGTCGAAGTCCGCATGGGCAAGGGCAAGGGTAATGTGGAGTACTGGGTTGCCCCGGTGCAGCCAGGCCGGGTGATTTACGAAATTCAGGGCGTGAGCGAGGATGTGGCCCGCGAGGCGTTCCGTCGTGCATCGGCCAAGTTGAGCGTCAAGACGGCATTTGTATCGAGGACGATGTGATGAAAGCGAGCGAATTGCAAGCCAAGAACCCCAGTGAGCTTGATGAGATGCTCCTGGATCTGCGCAAGGAGCAGTTCACGCTGCGCATGCAGCACGGCACCGGCCAGCTCGGCTCGCCGCATGAATTGCGCCGTGTGCGCAAGGACATTGCACGGGTCAAGACCGTGCTTAACCAGAAGCAGGAAGACAAGGCATGAGCAGCGAAGACCGCAAGCAGCGCAGCATTACCGGCCGCGTGGTGAGCAACAAGATGGACAAGACCGTGACGGTCCGTCTGGAGCGCCTGGTCAAGCATCCGCTCTACGGCAAGTACATTCGCCGTTCGAGCAAGGTTCATGCGCACGATCCGGAAAACACCTGCAACGAAGGTGACACCGTGCGTATCGAGCAGACCCGGCCTGTTTCCAAGACGAAGGCCTGGCAGGTCATTGAAGTGGTCGAGCGGGCCCAGTAAGCGGAGCGACAGAAATGATTCAGATGCAGTCCAGGCTGTCGGCAGCCGACAACAGCGGAGCACGCGAGCTGATGTGCATCAAGGTGCTTGGCGGGTCCAAGCGCCGGTATGCCAACATCGGTGATGTCATCAAGGTGACCGTCAAGGAAGCCATCCCGCGTGGCAAGGTCAAGAAAGGCGAGGTCTACAACGCCGTCGTGGTGCGCACCCGCAAGGGTGTCCGTCGCCGGGACGGATCGTTGATCCGCTTCGACGGCAATGCCGCGGTGCTCCTGAACAACAAGCTGGAACCCATTGGCACGCGAATCTTCGGGCCGGTGACTCGTGAACTGCGAACCGGACAGTTCATGAAGATCGTTTCCCTGGCTCCGGAAGTGCTGTAAGGAGAGTTCATCATGGAACGTATTCGCAAGGGCGACGAAGTGATCGTGATTGCCGGCCGCTCGAAGGGCCAGCGCGGTCATGTGCTCAAGGTGCTGAAGGACCGACGTTTTCTGGTCGAAAACGTCAACATGGTCAAGCGCCACCAAAAGCCCGACCCGCAGGCACAGAAGCCTGGCGGAATCATCGAGCGCGAGGCGCCGATTCATGCGTCCAACGTGATGCTGTTCAACCCGGCAACGGGCAAGGGCGATCGCGTGGGATTCAAGTTTCTCGAAGACGGCCGCAAGGTTCGGTTCTACCGTTCCACCGGCGAAGTCGTGGATATCTGAGGCAATAGGAAATGGCTAGGTTGCAGGAATACTATCGCGACACCGTTGTCGGTCAGCTGGTCGAGAAGTTCGGCTACGACAACGTCATGCAAGTGCCGCGGCTGGAGAAGGTCACGGTCAATATGGGCGTGGGCGAGGCAGTCGGTGACAAGAAGGTCATCGAAAAGGCCGTGGGCGACATGACGTCGATCACCGGTCAGCGACCCATCATCACGACCGCTCGCAAGTCGGTGGCCAGCTTCAAGATTCGCGACGGCTACCCGATCGGTTGCAAAGTCACGTTGCGCCGTACTCGCATGTATGAATTCATCGATCGGCTGGTCAACGTGTCGCTGCCGCGCGTGCGCGACTTTCGTGGGATTCCGCGGAAGGCATTTGACGGTCGCGGGAACTACAACCTGGGTGTTCGGGAGCAGATCATCTTCCCCGAGATCAACTATGACCAGGTCGATGCGATTCGCGGCATGGATATCGCGATTACCACGACGGCCCCGACCGACGAGGAGGGCCTGGCCCTGCTCGAAGCGTTCGGCTTTCCGTTCCGGGCCAAGTAAGGAGAGATAGATTTATGGCTAAGGTTTCAATGGTCGAGCGCGACAAGAAGCGGACCAAGCTGGTGGCCCGCTATGCCGAAAAGCGCGCCGAACTCAAGCGCATTATTGCCGACCCCGAAGCAGACTTCGAGGAAAAGCAGGATGCAATGCATCGACTCAACAAGTTGCCGCGTGATTCCGCCGCGGTCCGTCAGCGCAACCGGTGCCGTCAGTCGGGTCGGCCGCGTGGTTACTATCGCAAGTTCGGTCTTGCTCGCAACAAGCTGCGTGAAGCAGCCATGCGGGGCGATATTCCGGGCCTGCGCAAGGCGAGCTGGTAAGGAGATAGAGCAATGAGCATGAGTGATCCCATTGCCGATATGCTGGCCCGCATCAAGAATGCCCAGGGCGTGGCCAAGCGTGCCGTGAGCATGCCGGCATCGAAGTTGAAAGTGGCTATTGCCGGCGTTCTCAAGGATGAAGGCTATATTCGTGATTTCCAGGTCGAGGACGAAGGTGCCAAGCGCACGCTGATCATCGAACTGAAATACGTTGAAGGCCGTGGTGTCATCGACCGGCTGGAGCGTTTCAGTCGACCGAGTCGCCGTCGCTACTTTGGCAAGAACGAGCTGCCGCGGGTACTCAATGGCCTGGGCGTGGCCATCGTCAGCACCTCGCACGGCGTCATGACCGATTCCCAGGCGCGTGCCAAGGGTCATGGCGGCGAAGTGCTCTGCCTGGTGGCCTGACCCTTTCGGAGAGTTGAGCAATGTCTAGAATCGCAAACAGCCCGATCGAACTGCCCAAGGGCGTCGAGTTCACGGAAAGCAATGGAGCCATCCGGGTCAAGGGATCCGGAGGCACTCTGGAGATGGACTTGCACCCGGCAGTGGAAGTGTCTCTCGAGGAAGGCGTGGTCAGCGTTCGTCCCCTCAAGGACAGCGACATGGCCATGGCTGGCACCATGCGTGCACTGATTGCCAACATGGTGCATGGCGTAACCGATGGCTTTGAGCGCAAGCTCAACCTTGTGGGCGTGGGCTATCG from Wenzhouxiangella sp. AB-CW3 includes:
- the rpsC gene encoding 30S ribosomal protein S3, with translation MGHKVHPTGIRLGIAKDWGAKWYAEGGQFADQLNTDLAAREYLHKTLSHAAVSRIDIERPAKSAEITVHTARPGIVIGKKGEDIERLRAKVSKIMGVPTHIRVNEIRKPELDAKLVADSIAQQLERRVMFRRAMKRAVGNAMRLGAQGIKVQVGGRLNGADIARTEWYREGRVPLHTLRADIDYGVAEAATTYGVIGIKVWVYKGEVFDLYAEKSAENASAKGGARKEK
- the rplV gene encoding 50S ribosomal protein L22, coding for MEATAKLKGARISAQKARLVADQIRGLPVERAEEVLSFSNKKGAHIVRKVLMSAIANAEHNSGADVDELKVRTVFVDEGPTFKRGRPRAKGRFTRILKRTSHITIVVAED
- the rplC gene encoding 50S ribosomal protein L3; the protein is MAIGLVGRKRGMTRIFTEEGNSVPVTVIEVSPNRITQIREKDKDGYMAIQVTCGSRRTSLVNRPSAGHFSKAGVEAGEGLWEFRLDDEDGGDFEVGGELTVERFEAGQVVDVTGTSKGKGFAGVVKRHNFRTQDATHGNSLAHRAPGSIGQCQTPGRVFKGKKMAGHMGDERVTTLNLQVVRVDAERNLLLVRGAVPGARGGHVLVRPSIKA
- the rplX gene encoding 50S ribosomal protein L24, whose product is MERIRKGDEVIVIAGRSKGQRGHVLKVLKDRRFLVENVNMVKRHQKPDPQAQKPGGIIEREAPIHASNVMLFNPATGKGDRVGFKFLEDGRKVRFYRSTGEVVDI
- the rplB gene encoding 50S ribosomal protein L2; the protein is MAIVKAKPTSPGRRGRVEIKHDHLWKGGPHAPLLDSKSRTGGRNNRGRITTRHRGGGHKQHYRIVDFKRDKDGVRGVVERIEYDPNRSAHLALVKYMDGERRYILAPRHVRAGDEILSGSEAPIKPGNAMPLRSIPVGTQIHNVELKPGKGGQLARSAGSTVQLVAREGQYATVILRSGEMRKIHSRCRATIGQVANVEHNLEKLGKAGRKRWKGIRPTVRGVAMNPVDHPHGGGEGRTSGGRHPVTPWGQSTKGKRTRTNKRTTKYITRSRKRK
- the rpsJ gene encoding 30S ribosomal protein S10; this translates as MAEQKIRIRLKGFDHRLIDRSTQEIVDTAKRTGAQVRGPIPLPTRKERYTVLISPHVNKDARDQYEIRTHKRLLDIVDPNDKTVDALMKLDLAAGVDVQIKLY
- the rpsH gene encoding 30S ribosomal protein S8, which gives rise to MSMSDPIADMLARIKNAQGVAKRAVSMPASKLKVAIAGVLKDEGYIRDFQVEDEGAKRTLIIELKYVEGRGVIDRLERFSRPSRRRYFGKNELPRVLNGLGVAIVSTSHGVMTDSQARAKGHGGEVLCLVA
- the rpsQ gene encoding 30S ribosomal protein S17: MSSEDRKQRSITGRVVSNKMDKTVTVRLERLVKHPLYGKYIRRSSKVHAHDPENTCNEGDTVRIEQTRPVSKTKAWQVIEVVERAQ
- the rplP gene encoding 50S ribosomal protein L16, with the protein product MLQPKRTKFRKQQKGRNRGLAHVGNKVSFGEFGLQATTRGFLTARQIESARRAITRHVKRGGKLWIRVFPDKPITKKPVEVRMGKGKGNVEYWVAPVQPGRVIYEIQGVSEDVAREAFRRASAKLSVKTAFVSRTM
- the rpsN gene encoding 30S ribosomal protein S14 is translated as MAKVSMVERDKKRTKLVARYAEKRAELKRIIADPEADFEEKQDAMHRLNKLPRDSAAVRQRNRCRQSGRPRGYYRKFGLARNKLREAAMRGDIPGLRKASW
- the rplN gene encoding 50S ribosomal protein L14, producing MIQMQSRLSAADNSGARELMCIKVLGGSKRRYANIGDVIKVTVKEAIPRGKVKKGEVYNAVVVRTRKGVRRRDGSLIRFDGNAAVLLNNKLEPIGTRIFGPVTRELRTGQFMKIVSLAPEVL
- the rplW gene encoding 50S ribosomal protein L23, yielding MKTERMYQIIRLPHVSEKTARLQADSNQYVFEVRTDANKTDIKRAVEGLFDVDVEQVQVVNVKGKQKSFRFVPGRQKGWKKAYVRIKAGQTIEEVQADT
- the rplE gene encoding 50S ribosomal protein L5, which produces MARLQEYYRDTVVGQLVEKFGYDNVMQVPRLEKVTVNMGVGEAVGDKKVIEKAVGDMTSITGQRPIITTARKSVASFKIRDGYPIGCKVTLRRTRMYEFIDRLVNVSLPRVRDFRGIPRKAFDGRGNYNLGVREQIIFPEINYDQVDAIRGMDIAITTTAPTDEEGLALLEAFGFPFRAK
- the rplF gene encoding 50S ribosomal protein L6, whose translation is MSRIANSPIELPKGVEFTESNGAIRVKGSGGTLEMDLHPAVEVSLEEGVVSVRPLKDSDMAMAGTMRALIANMVHGVTDGFERKLNLVGVGYRAQVQGKKLNLQLGFSHPVDFEIPDGVTVETPSQTEVVVKGCSKQLVGQVAAEIRAFRPPEPYKGKGVRYADERVVMKEAKKA
- the rpmC gene encoding 50S ribosomal protein L29, producing the protein MKASELQAKNPSELDEMLLDLRKEQFTLRMQHGTGQLGSPHELRRVRKDIARVKTVLNQKQEDKA
- the rpsS gene encoding 30S ribosomal protein S19 → MPRSIKKGPFIDHHLQAKVEAAVEANSRRPIKTWSRRSMIMPEMVGLTIAVHNGRQHVPILINENMVGHKLGEFAPTRTYKGHAADRKTK
- the rplD gene encoding 50S ribosomal protein L4, which codes for MELSVAGGSKIKVSDDVFGRDFSESLVHQVVTAYLAGGRAGTKAQKNRSAVSGGGRKPWRQKGTGNARAGTIRSPLWRSGGVTFAAQPRDHSQKVNRKQYRSAIKSILSELVRQDRLVVVDSIELAEPKTRLVKEKLAELGLERGLVVDADLETNLYLGSRNLPHVQVLTTESINPVALVGAEKVVMTKAAVNKIEEWLG